The following is a genomic window from Helicobacter sp. NHP19-003.
GCGCTCTAACATTAGGGCTCAACCCACACTAGGTTGGGGGACGCTTTCACTTTTAAGGCCGCAACCCCCTCTTTGTCGTTGAAGTTTTTAAAGGTTACTAAAAAATAGGGGTGTTCGTATTTGCCGCTGCTCTCTTGCGCTGCGCTGTTTTCTTTAAAAATGTCCGCCCTAAAGGTGCTGCGTTGAAAATCTTGATACAAAATGAACTGGTAGGGGAAGTGGTTTAGCTTCAAATGCACCACCAACCCGTGATCTTTAAACAAAGTCCAACGCAAGGAGAGAGGCTTTTTGATTTTGCCCAGGCGCAACTCCCCGCTAAAAACTTCGTCTTTTTTAAGCGTGAGCGTGCGATCCAAAGGTTTAGCAAACACCATAGGGGCTAAGAGCAGCACGAGCCAAAGCCTATTCATGTCCACTAAGGACGGTCGCCATGGACTGTATGGCTAAATCTATTTTCTTGGCGTGTACTTTTTCTTGCAAGGCGGGGTCAAATTTGAGCTGTTTTAACAACGCCTCAAACTTGTCCTCCAAGCCCTCTTGCTCCAAAAACAGCATGCCCAAAGCCCG
Proteins encoded in this region:
- a CDS encoding DUF2018 family protein, with the translated sequence MLQNLEVLEGDPLEKWGEILLHASPKRSLEELERFLEWRALGMLFLEQEGLEDKFEALLKQLKFDPALQEKVHAKKIDLAIQSMATVLSGHE